One Oharaeibacter diazotrophicus DNA window includes the following coding sequences:
- the hflK gene encoding FtsH protease activity modulator HflK, with protein sequence MPWSNQSGGGWKGGGNGPWGQPPRGGGGGGGGNNPPDLEELLRRSQDKLRRLLPGGSRGPGGPGGQGGARLFAPLVLAVVGAFWIYECVYVVQPDEVGVELRFGEVKPEINEPGIHFMFWPIESVEKPPLRKENQENIGSAARATSDGSIMLSGDQNLVNVEFSVLWQIDDPIKYLFNIADQQNLVRVVSESAMREYVGRTRADEFRTTGRDAAQVAVAQLIQSTLNTYQAGVRVKGVNVTRADPPREVSDAFGEVQRAQQDQDKVKQDAQAYANKRLGDARGEASQIRENAIGYRDRVIAEATGAAQRFRDVYEQYAKAPEVIRKRIYLETMEGVLSKSDKVILGENAGNGVVPYLPLPELRRGAAAAAAAQGTTTEGEVR encoded by the coding sequence ATGCCTTGGAGCAACCAGAGCGGCGGCGGATGGAAGGGCGGCGGAAACGGGCCCTGGGGCCAGCCGCCGCGCGGCGGCGGCGGTGGCGGTGGCGGCAACAATCCCCCCGACCTCGAGGAACTGCTCCGGCGCAGCCAGGACAAGCTCCGGCGCCTGTTGCCCGGCGGCTCGCGCGGGCCGGGCGGCCCCGGCGGTCAGGGCGGCGCGCGTCTGTTCGCGCCGCTGGTGCTGGCCGTGGTCGGCGCCTTCTGGATCTACGAGTGCGTCTACGTCGTCCAGCCGGACGAGGTCGGCGTCGAACTGCGCTTCGGCGAGGTCAAGCCCGAAATCAACGAGCCGGGCATCCACTTCATGTTCTGGCCGATCGAATCGGTCGAGAAGCCGCCGCTGCGCAAGGAGAACCAGGAGAACATCGGTTCGGCCGCCCGCGCCACAAGCGACGGCTCGATCATGCTGTCCGGCGACCAGAACCTCGTCAACGTCGAGTTCTCGGTGCTCTGGCAGATCGACGACCCGATCAAGTACCTGTTCAACATCGCCGATCAGCAGAACCTCGTCCGCGTCGTCTCCGAATCGGCGATGCGCGAATACGTCGGCCGCACCCGTGCCGACGAGTTCCGCACCACCGGCCGCGACGCCGCCCAGGTCGCCGTCGCGCAGCTGATCCAGTCGACGCTGAACACCTATCAGGCCGGCGTGCGCGTCAAGGGCGTCAACGTCACCCGCGCCGACCCGCCGCGCGAGGTGTCCGACGCCTTCGGCGAGGTCCAGCGCGCCCAGCAGGACCAGGACAAGGTCAAGCAGGACGCCCAGGCCTACGCCAACAAGCGTCTCGGCGACGCCCGCGGCGAGGCGAGCCAGATCCGCGAGAACGCCATCGGTTACCGCGACCGCGTCATCGCCGAGGCAACCGGTGCGGCCCAGCGCTTCCGCGACGTCTACGAGCAGTACGCCAAGGCGCCGGAGGTGATCCGCAAGCGCATCTACCTCGAAACCATGGAAGGCGTGTTGTCCAAGTCCGACAAGGTCATCCTCGGCGAGAACGCCGGCAACGGCGTCGTGCCCTACCTGCCGCTGCCGGAGCTGCGCCGTGGCGCCGCGGCGGCCGCCGCCGCTCAGGGCACCACCACCGAAGGCGAGGTCCGCTGA
- a CDS encoding dihydrofolate reductase → MTAPKMTIVVALGENGVIGRDGDMPWQLPSDLRRFKAITLGKPVVMGRRTLESIGRPLPGRDNLIVSRDPDYRPDGVTVFADLDAAVAAARRIATDKGLDEFVVGGGGTLYAALIGRADRLRVTRVAASPDGDTRFPAIDPADWDLVHEEPMPRGERDSTDALWQDYERRAPKAADR, encoded by the coding sequence GTGACCGCGCCGAAGATGACCATCGTGGTCGCTCTCGGCGAGAACGGCGTGATCGGCCGCGACGGCGATATGCCCTGGCAGCTGCCGAGCGACCTCCGGCGCTTCAAGGCGATCACCCTCGGCAAGCCGGTGGTGATGGGCCGGCGCACGCTCGAATCGATCGGCCGCCCCCTGCCCGGCCGCGACAACCTGATCGTCTCGCGCGATCCGGACTACCGCCCGGACGGCGTCACGGTGTTCGCCGACCTCGACGCCGCCGTCGCGGCGGCCCGGCGCATCGCCACCGACAAGGGCCTCGACGAGTTCGTCGTCGGGGGCGGCGGCACGCTCTACGCCGCCCTGATCGGCCGCGCCGACCGCCTGCGCGTCACCCGCGTCGCGGCGAGCCCGGACGGCGACACCCGCTTCCCGGCGATCGATCCGGCCGACTGGGACCTCGTCCACGAGGAGCCGATGCCGCGCGGCGAGCGCGACAGCACCGACGCGCTCTGGCAGGACTACGAGCGCCGCGCGCCGAAAGCGGCGGATCGGTGA
- a CDS encoding magnesium transporter CorA family protein yields the protein MIGCHRLVGGRLERREIAEAADDPLWIDLCDPSREEELEVERILGFQVPTRQEMAEIEESARLYTEGGALVMTAVVLDGVAEGRPKRTEVTFLLTRERLVTVRYSNPMPFRTFDARVAKQPEDNGSAQAVFVSLLESFVERIADVLEIVAGDLNRIADTVFYEEEDAADGTPGAKTDLQALIRLLGRKNSMLAVLRESLLSFGRIVPFVRQGASEWVKNGPSVRLKAVERDIKSLAAFETQLEQQISFLHEATLGLINIEQNAIIKVFSIAAVLFLPPTLVGTVYGMNFNFMPELSWKFGYPFAIATMVLSAFVPYWWFKRRGWL from the coding sequence ATGATTGGCTGCCACCGCCTCGTCGGCGGCCGGCTCGAGCGTCGCGAGATCGCCGAGGCCGCCGACGACCCGCTGTGGATCGACCTCTGCGACCCCTCCCGCGAGGAGGAGCTCGAGGTCGAGCGCATCCTCGGCTTCCAGGTGCCGACCCGCCAGGAGATGGCGGAAATCGAGGAGTCCGCCCGGCTCTACACCGAGGGCGGCGCCCTCGTCATGACCGCCGTCGTGCTCGACGGCGTCGCCGAGGGGCGCCCGAAGCGCACCGAGGTAACCTTCCTGCTCACCCGCGAGCGGCTGGTCACGGTGCGCTATTCCAACCCGATGCCGTTCCGCACCTTCGACGCGCGGGTCGCCAAGCAACCCGAGGACAACGGCAGCGCCCAGGCGGTGTTCGTTTCGCTGTTGGAGAGCTTCGTCGAGCGCATCGCCGACGTGCTGGAGATCGTCGCCGGCGACCTCAACCGCATCGCCGACACCGTCTTCTACGAGGAGGAGGACGCCGCCGACGGCACGCCCGGCGCGAAGACCGACCTCCAGGCCCTGATCCGCCTGCTCGGCCGCAAGAACAGCATGCTCGCCGTGCTGCGCGAGAGCCTGCTCTCCTTCGGTCGCATCGTGCCCTTCGTGCGCCAGGGCGCGTCCGAGTGGGTCAAGAACGGCCCGTCCGTGCGCCTCAAGGCGGTGGAGCGCGACATCAAGTCGCTCGCCGCCTTCGAGACCCAGCTCGAGCAGCAGATCTCGTTCCTGCACGAGGCGACCCTCGGCCTGATCAACATCGAGCAGAACGCCATCATCAAGGTGTTCTCGATCGCGGCCGTGCTGTTCCTGCCGCCGACCCTGGTCGGCACCGTCTACGGCATGAACTTCAACTTCATGCCCGAGCTGTCCTGGAAGTTCGGCTATCCCTTCGCCATCGCCACCATGGTGCTGTCGGCCTTCGTGCCCTACTGGTGGTTCAAGCGCCGCGGCTGGCTCTGA
- a CDS encoding DUF4424 domain-containing protein encodes MFRALVIAAAVGLSTLPALANDSMAELRPGGLIFVQTGDVAMVSEDLAISTNDVRVDYVFRNETDKDVSTVVAFPMPDLDASPFSPVAVPDTESDNFLDFSVAVDGKLVEPKLQMRAVVAGIDVTDDLVGHGVPLMPFSDKAMAATDALPREVQEDMARRGILLRDEYDQGNGPETHFVPYWTLRATYWWEMTFPAGREVRVQHRYKPSVGGTVGLTFLEEGKMKGEQYDLYRERYCFDAGFEKAVLKTVPADNPYGAPYFEQRLAYVLKTGGNWAGTIGKFHLTIDKGDPKNLVSFCGTGVKKTGPTTFEIEATDFYPRRDLDILILDFQEPQPQ; translated from the coding sequence ATGTTCCGCGCGCTCGTCATCGCCGCCGCCGTCGGTCTCTCGACGCTCCCGGCCCTCGCCAACGATTCGATGGCCGAGCTCCGCCCGGGCGGGCTGATCTTCGTCCAGACCGGCGACGTCGCCATGGTTTCGGAGGATCTGGCGATCTCCACCAACGACGTCCGGGTCGACTACGTCTTCCGCAACGAGACCGACAAGGACGTCAGCACGGTCGTCGCCTTCCCGATGCCGGATCTCGACGCCTCGCCCTTCTCGCCGGTGGCGGTGCCGGACACCGAGAGCGACAACTTCCTCGACTTCTCCGTCGCCGTCGACGGCAAGCTGGTCGAGCCGAAGCTGCAGATGCGCGCCGTCGTCGCCGGTATCGACGTCACCGACGACCTCGTCGGCCACGGCGTGCCGCTGATGCCCTTCTCCGACAAGGCGATGGCCGCCACCGACGCGCTGCCGCGCGAGGTCCAGGAGGACATGGCCCGCCGCGGCATCCTGCTGCGCGACGAGTACGACCAGGGCAACGGCCCCGAGACCCACTTCGTGCCCTATTGGACGCTGCGCGCCACCTACTGGTGGGAGATGACCTTCCCGGCCGGACGCGAGGTCCGCGTCCAGCACCGCTACAAGCCGAGCGTCGGCGGCACCGTCGGCCTGACCTTCCTCGAGGAAGGCAAGATGAAGGGCGAGCAATACGATCTCTACCGCGAGCGCTACTGCTTCGACGCCGGCTTCGAGAAGGCGGTCCTGAAGACGGTGCCCGCCGACAATCCCTACGGCGCGCCCTATTTCGAGCAGCGCCTCGCCTACGTGCTGAAGACCGGCGGCAACTGGGCAGGCACCATCGGCAAGTTCCACCTGACGATCGACAAGGGCGACCCGAAGAACCTCGTCAGCTTCTGCGGCACCGGCGTGAAGAAGACCGGCCCGACCACCTTCGAGATCGAGGCGACCGACTTCTACCCGCGCCGCGACCTCGACATCCTGATCCTCGACTTCCAGGAGCCCCAGCCGCAGTGA